The following proteins are co-located in the Hevea brasiliensis isolate MT/VB/25A 57/8 chromosome 11, ASM3005281v1, whole genome shotgun sequence genome:
- the LOC110652544 gene encoding uncharacterized protein LOC110652544 isoform X1, whose protein sequence is MHIIVGLLLLVKLLIFLSFYFIFAKMESEASTAAKTDNSNKDPAWKYVHLVNPNNRNDVACNFCSKVTKGGIFRAKQHLVGGFRNATMCKKCPTHVREELQEYMQQKASAKTLDKLPDYEDVEILGDDEDEDDVGTILRGSKGNSKVQKKARTKGPIDLYFAKSAAKAVQDRKNSKLKQTTINEACKKELRKKACKDIARWMYDAAIPFNAVNYPSFQVMVESIGQFGIGMKAPSFHEVRVPLLNEEVAEVKNSLKSYEEEWAKYGCSIMADGWTDKKQRTLINFLVNSPKGTVFMESVDASEYSKTGDKMYDLLNRFVERVGEANVVQVVTDNASNCVLAGKLLETKCPHLYWTPCAAHCLDLMLEDIGKIPKIHNTIKRAVTLNGYIYIRPGVVNMLRHFTGERELIRLVVTRFATAFLTLQRIRKHKANLRKMFTSEEWTKSKWAKELSGKKVYSIVMMPTFWTNIVYILKIFGPLVRVLTLVDGEKMPAMGYIYEAMDRAKEAIAKSFDENEEKYRTIFEIIDKRWEANSIDLCTQLDII, encoded by the exons ATGCATATTATTGTTGGCTTGTTGTTActtgttaaattattaattttcttatctttttattttatttttgcaaAGATGGAATCGGAAGCATCTACCGCTGCTAAAACTGACAATAGCAACAAAGATCCCGCATGGAAATATGTCCACTTGGTGAATCCAAACAATAGAAATGATGTTGCTTGTAACTTTTGTAGCAAAGTTACAAAAGGAGGGATATTTCGAGCTAAACAGCATTTAGTTGGAGGATTTCGAAATGCTACAATGTGTAAGAAGTGTCCAACACATGTGCGTGAAGAGCTACAAGAGTATATGCAGCAAAAGGCTTCAGCAAAGACCTTAGATAAATTGCCTGATTATGAGGATGTTGAAATTCTTGGAGATGACGAAGATGAAGATGATGTTGGGACAATTCTTAGAGGCTCAAAAGGAAATAGTAAGGTTCAAAAGAAGGCAAGGACAAAGGGTCCAATAGATTTATATTTTGCCAAAAGTGCTGCAAAGGCGGTACAGGATAGAAAAAATTCAAAGCTGAAGCAAACCACTATTAATGAGGCATGTAAAAAGGAATTGAGAAAAAAAGCATGTAAGGATATAGCTCGATGGATGTATGATGCGGCAATTCCTTTTAATGCTGTCAAttatccaagttttcaagttATGGTGGAGTCTATTGGACAATTTGGGATTGGTATGAAAGCACCTAGTTTTCATGAGGTGCGGGTTCCCTTATTGAATGAAGAAGTTGCTGAGGTGAAGAATTCATTAAAGTCCTATGAAGAAGAATGGGCAAAGTATGGTTGTTCTATAATGGCAGATGGTTGGACTGATAAGAAACAAAGGACTTTGATTAATTTCTTGGTGAATTCTCCAAAGGGAACTGTTTTCATGGAATCTGTTGATGCTTCAGAGTACTCAAAAACTGGTGATAAGATGTATGACCTGCTTAATAGATTTGTAGAGCGTGTTGGAGAGGCTAATGTGGTTCAAGTTGTGACAGATAATGCTAGCAATTGTGTGCTTGCAG gGAAGTTGTTAGAAACAAAGTGCCCTCATTTGTATTGGACTCCTTGTGCTGCTCATTGCCTAGATTTGATGCTAGAAGATATTGGAAAAATTCCCAAAATTCATAACACAATTAAAAGGGCAGTGACATTGAATGGATATATTTACATTCGTCCGGGTGTTGTGAACATGTTGCGGCACTTTACTGGTGAAAGAGAGCTAATTAGGCTAGTTGTCACAAGATTTGCAACTGCTTTTCTCACCCTTCAACGTATACGTAAGCACAAGGCGAATTTGAGAAAGATGTTTACCTCAGAGGAATGGACCAAAAGTAAGTGGGCAAAAGAACTGTCTGGTAAAAAAGTATACAGTATTGTCATGATGCCTACTTTTTGGACTAATATTGTTTATATCTTAAAGATATTTGGTCCATTAGTTCGTGTGCTTACATTAGTTGATGGTGAGAAAATGCCTGCAATGGGATATATTTATGAGGCGATGGATAGGGCTAAAGAAGCAATTGCAAAGTCATTtgatgaaaatgaagaaaaatacaGGACAATTTTTGAGATTATTGATAAACGATGGGAAGCCAACTCCATCGACCTTTGCACGCAGCTGGATATTATTTGA
- the LOC110652544 gene encoding uncharacterized protein LOC110652544 isoform X2 — protein MHIIVGLLLLVKLLIFLSFYFIFAKMESEASTAAKTDNSNKDPAWKYVHLVNPNNRNDVACNFCSKVTKGGIFRAKQHLVGGFRNATMCKKCPTHVREELQEYMQQKASAKTLDKLPDYEDVEILGDDEDEDDVGTILRGSKGNSKVQKKARTKGPIDLYFAKSAAKAVQDRKNSKLKQTTINEACKKELRKKACKDIARWMYDAAIPFNAVNYPSFQVMVESIGQFGIGMKAPSFHEVRVPLLNEEVAEVKNSLKSYEEEWAKYGCSIMADGWTDKKQRTLINFLVNSPKGTVFMESVDASEYSKTGDKMYDLLNRFVERVGEANVVQVVTDNASNCVLAATWWQTYGATTPNLRNFAVKVLSLTCSASGCERNWSIFEHIHSKKRNILAQNRLNDLVFVKYNRSLKRRYDARDRIDPISLKDIDDSNE, from the exons ATGCATATTATTGTTGGCTTGTTGTTActtgttaaattattaattttcttatctttttattttatttttgcaaAGATGGAATCGGAAGCATCTACCGCTGCTAAAACTGACAATAGCAACAAAGATCCCGCATGGAAATATGTCCACTTGGTGAATCCAAACAATAGAAATGATGTTGCTTGTAACTTTTGTAGCAAAGTTACAAAAGGAGGGATATTTCGAGCTAAACAGCATTTAGTTGGAGGATTTCGAAATGCTACAATGTGTAAGAAGTGTCCAACACATGTGCGTGAAGAGCTACAAGAGTATATGCAGCAAAAGGCTTCAGCAAAGACCTTAGATAAATTGCCTGATTATGAGGATGTTGAAATTCTTGGAGATGACGAAGATGAAGATGATGTTGGGACAATTCTTAGAGGCTCAAAAGGAAATAGTAAGGTTCAAAAGAAGGCAAGGACAAAGGGTCCAATAGATTTATATTTTGCCAAAAGTGCTGCAAAGGCGGTACAGGATAGAAAAAATTCAAAGCTGAAGCAAACCACTATTAATGAGGCATGTAAAAAGGAATTGAGAAAAAAAGCATGTAAGGATATAGCTCGATGGATGTATGATGCGGCAATTCCTTTTAATGCTGTCAAttatccaagttttcaagttATGGTGGAGTCTATTGGACAATTTGGGATTGGTATGAAAGCACCTAGTTTTCATGAGGTGCGGGTTCCCTTATTGAATGAAGAAGTTGCTGAGGTGAAGAATTCATTAAAGTCCTATGAAGAAGAATGGGCAAAGTATGGTTGTTCTATAATGGCAGATGGTTGGACTGATAAGAAACAAAGGACTTTGATTAATTTCTTGGTGAATTCTCCAAAGGGAACTGTTTTCATGGAATCTGTTGATGCTTCAGAGTACTCAAAAACTGGTGATAAGATGTATGACCTGCTTAATAGATTTGTAGAGCGTGTTGGAGAGGCTAATGTGGTTCAAGTTGTGACAGATAATGCTAGCAATTGTGTGCTTGCAG ctACATGGTGGCAAACTTATGGAGCAACAACTccaaatttgagaaattttgctGTTAAAGTGCTTAGCCTCACTTGTAGTGCATCTGGTTGTGAGCGTAATTGGAGCATCTTTGAGCAT ATTCACAGTAAAAAAAGAAATATACTAGCTCAAAATCGCTTGAATGATTTGGTGTTTGTCAAGTACAATCGGTCATTAAAGCGTAGATATGATGCACGTGACCGCATTGACCCCATCTCATTGAAAGACATTGATGATAGTAATGAATGA